Within the Bacillus pumilus genome, the region CTTTTCGTGAAATGGTGATATCCGTTCTAAAGGAAGGCTGTTTTTTATAGAGCCACATTAAAATGATGATATCCACGAACATCAATAAATCGACTGGTTCAATTAAAGAGGTAATACTTGACCCGAGGTCACCCATATTGTTTGTTTGAAATAGGACGGGGATGGTTAGAAAATCACTATAGAATCGATAAAACACAATGTTAGCTAACAAAATGAATGTCAAAATAAAGCTCATGACGATGATATATCGATTGCGATTTTTTTCTTTCATAAATAAACCGATACCGAAGATAAACAAGAGAAAGCTAAGCGGGTTAATAAACAGGATAAACTCCTGCATGAAATTTTCTATTTTAATATTGAAGCTAGATTTATAGATAACATAGGTTTTGACCCACATGAGCAAAGTCGCAATCAGTAAAAATGAAATCGCCTTTAATCTTTTCTTTCGCATTGTAACCTCCTTATGCTAAGCGAGCACTCAAGCTAGGGATACACCCTAATTATTGGTGCTTCTTCAAAAATAACTAAACTATATCTTATCCTGTATGTGCTGGAAAATCAATGTCTTTTTCCTCATGACAAACTTATGAATATGCTAAACATTTCATTTCATGCCCATCTATCGCTTTTTTTAATGAAAATGACATCATGATGACTTTTTTGTTTAAGACAACCATTTGTTTTTTGCCATCCATGCACCGCCAATGACACCTGCATCGTTTCCGAGAGAGGCAATCACGACTTCGACATCATCAGCGCAAGGCGGAAAAGCGTGATGCTTAACAACACGCTCTACTTTACTGCGAAGAAGCTCACCTGCTTTTGAAACACCGCCGCCAATCACAATTTTTGTTGGGTTTAACGCACTGGCAAGATTCGCTAAGACAAGACCAAGATGAGTCGTCACTTCTTCTACGACACGCATGGCAAGGTCATCTCCACTTTCAGCTGCCTGAAACACATCCTTTGCAGTCAGTGACGTGACTGTACGAAGTGAAGAGGTATGCTGCTCTGTGACTAATTGATCCTTTGCAAGCCGAACGATGCCAGTCGCAGATGCAATGGTTTCAATACAGCCCGTTCTTCCGCAGTTACACGGTGCTCCTTGGAATGGGACGGCACAAATATGGCCAATTTCTCCTCCAGCCCCTGTCTCACCTTGAACCACTTCACCATTTACAATAATGCCGCCGCCAACACCTGTACCAAGTGTGACCATCAGGATGTTTTTTGCGCCATCTCCTGCACCCTTCCACATTTCACCGAGCGCAGCAATATTCGCATCATTTTCGATGACAGATGGAAGTCCTGTCTCTGCCTCTAGGTGATCTTTGAGTGGATAGTTTGTCCAGCCTAGATTCGTTGTTTTATAGACAATCCCAGATACTTTATCTACAGGTCCAGGTGCACCCATTCCAATCCCAATCAGTGCTGATTTGGGCATACTGATTTCGGCCAATTTGTGGTCTATTGATTTGGCAATATCGACTGTGATCGTCTGCCCTGATTTATCCGTAGGAATCTCCCACTTATGCTGAATTTCACCATATAGATTAATGAACGCAAGCTTAATTGTCGTACCGCCAAGATCAACTCCTACAAACCAATCCCCTATCATATGCCCTCCACCTTCACATTGTTTTTCGATTTAATTTGGCTAGTTCCATTTGAAGAATCGTCATTGCGTTTGACCATTCGGTCCGGTCAATAATGCCCGATGTATACATTTCCTTTAGTTCATCTGCCATAAATTCTAATTCCACTTCACGATCTCCGAAATACACATAATTTCCAAATCTCATGAGTAGCTGCTGTACATCATATAACGTTTTCATTGTTTCCACCATTTCTTCTCATCAACAGATAGGATAAGCGTATTCATAAATGCGCTTTCAGTCAAGTCATTCAATGTGTTTGCGTGTTTTCAATATATTGTTTCAGCTTTAACAATTGATCATTTTTTGGATCTTGGTCTAATCCTTTTTCTATTAGAGATTCTGCTTTCGCTGTCTCCCCTTTTTCTACGTACAACAACGATAAATGATACAGTTTATTTGGATCATCTGGATCTTTTTTAAGTGACCTTTGTAAAAAGCCAATCGCTTTGTCAAGGTGTCCGAGCTGCGCTTCCGATAGTGCATATATATGGAGAGCCTCGGCTGATGCATCTTTTTGATGTACATATTCCTCTAGACGCTTACTTGCTTCGCTATAGTTCTTATCGTCAAATAGACTTGCTGCCTCATTTACTGCCGCTGCTTCCTTTTGATCGTCTGAATGAAACCCTGTATACAATCCAAAACCACCAATCAGCAGTAGTACAATACTAGCAAGAAACATCTTGACAGGCTGCACCTGTTTAGGGAGACGGACAGCTAAAGCAGCTAAAAAACCGCCAACCAGACCGCCAAGGTGCCCCGCGTTATCAATACCTGATACGGTAAAGCCGATTCCTAAATTGATGAGGATAATCACAATAATATTTGTCCCCATCGTCCGAAAGAAGAGCTTGCGGTTAGAGATTGCCAAATATAATAGTGCACCTAAGCATCCAAAGATCGCACCTGATGCACCGGCTGCGATGGCGGTATTAAAGACAAAACTCGCAATTGAACCGAAAATGCCGGAAATGAAATAGATAAGCAAAAATCTCCATGAGCCATAAATTCTCTCCACAGCCGCTCCTACAGACCAAAGAGCAAATGTATTAAAGAGTAAGTGTGTCAAGCCAATGTGCAAAAACATTGGTGTCATCAGGCGCCACCATTCTCCCTCTAAGATCAGCCCATTACTTTTAGCACCAAACGCTGTTAAAGTTGCCGTATTGGTACTTCCGCCGAATAGTTCAAGTAAAAGAAACATCACCACTTGAACAGCGATGAGCAGGTAGGTGAAAATCGGTCTGCCATTTTGAAAAACGGCCCGTTCTCGTTCACGCTGCTTTTCCTGATCATCAAATGCTTGAAGTACGTTCACTTTAAGCTGGATGACATCTTCGGCTGCGTCTCTTTTTGCCTCTTCTACATCCACTGTGAGCGATGTATTGAGCCATTTTTGCAGCTCGTTCACGTCGTGTTGAAGAGTATCTGCATTCAGTAATACAGGTGTAACGGTCACCTTTTGATGTTTTTGCGGCTGACCGTTTAGGTCCTCCCAATCATCTACAGGGTGGTCAGCTGTAAATTGGAGCTGTAAGAGATGAAGAGACCGTTTACGCATGGCCTCTCTCAGTTGATTCATCCGATACGTCTGCTCTTCAATATCTCGAACGATCTCCTGTCTAAAATTCACATCTTTTCTATATAGACGGATAAGATCATATCCTGAGTTTCGTGGTGCTTCGAAAAATATTTCATCTTCTGGATACGGACTTTGAACCATCTCGTACCCTTTTTGTCTTAATTCATCAACAACTCGCCAAAATAAACTATCTATGACATTCATTCATTCGCGCTCCATTTTTTACATTATTATAACAAGAATCGTTCTAATCCGCATTTCTGAACAAAAAAATCCCGGCGTTTGCGGGATTAGAATGCTTGGCGAATAAATTTCGTCCGAAAATATGGGATTTTCATCAGCCACTTAATAAAAAAGTGACGCACTTGGTTTTGACCTAAGATCAAATTCATGAGCCGATAACGATTTTGCACAAGAACGAATGCAAACAGTGTGAACACAATGCTCCAAATCATTTTATTCATCATATTCCCTCCTATGTTCGTATCGTGGCTTAAATAGGATTTGTTTATGCATGAACCATTATTTTTATCGCTGACAATGCTTTCTGCTTTTACAATCTAATCCCTCGTTCTTTTGATTGAATGTAATAGACCTCTTCACACTCTGATGATGGTCGATTAAATCCTTGAACGTATGAGGCAGCTTACAATTTCGATGAAACACAAAAAAGCCCGTTCTTTGGACAATGAGCGGACTTTTACCTTTGATAGAACGTGCCTTTTTCACTGACCATCATAGATACCGGTATGTCGTGTGCTTCTGAGGGCACATGCTTGATTTGCTGTAAAGACAAACAGAGGGCAATCGTTACTCCGTGATAGTCCGCTAAGTAGCGATCATAATAGCCGCCACCAAATCCAATCCGGTAACCACGTTGATCGAAGCACACCCCAGGGACAATGATCAAATCGATGGCTTCTTTATGTACAACTGTAGACTCAAGAGGATCGGGCTCCAATAGTCCAAAGTAGCTGGATGTCATCTTTGTTGCGGGTGTATATTCATAAAAGGTCATCTCTTTTGTTTTCGGAAAGCAGGTAGGGATACATACTGTTTTTCCTTCTTCCCACGCTTTTTTAATCAGAGGCAATGTCGGAATCTCTTTTCCTCTAGACATTGTCAAAGCAATCGTTTTTGCCTGTTTCCATGCTGGCAGCTGCAATAAGTGCTCATGAAGTAAAGCGGTACTGCGCTCAAATTCTTCCGCGCTTATCTGATCAAGCTTGGCTAATGTTTGAAGGCGAAGCTCCTTTTTCATACAGATCATCTCCCATCATAAAAAAACAGCAGGAAAATTCCCTGCTGCTTACTTTGTTTCACGATGTACAGTTTGTTTTTTATCACGTGAGCAATACTTTTTGAATTCAACGCGATCTGGATTGTTTCGCTTATTCTTTTTAGTAATATAGTTACGCTCACCGCATTCAGTGCAAGCTAGAGTAATATTTACGCGCATATTTTTCCCTCCAAACTAAAATCAATTCACATTCAGACCTAACTATAATACCACTTCTAGCTTAGGAATGCTAGAATGTTTTTTCACCAATTTCATTTTGAGTGCATTCACTGATATATCGCATGGTTATGTCATGAAAAATCATCTTCTCCCCTATAAAACCTGATCCTTTGTCGTACTGTATACATGAGACCCCTCTTCTCCCCGCCGCTTTCATTTATTTTGACAGCGAAGCAAGGTTTTCATACCCGTTTTACATATAAAAAGAAAAAAGATGAAAAAAAGGTGATTTTCTTCAGCAATTCCTTTTGAAACTAGCTTTTTTATGGTATAAAAAAGAAGGGTCGAAAACTGTCTGAAACAATCTTGAAAGCCTTTTATGGCTTTCAGCATTAAAATATGAATAAAAGGTGATGAAACATGGAAATTGCAATTATCGGATTGCTTGTTGTCAGTATTGTACTGATCGCATTCTCATATTTTCAAAGAGAGCCGATTAAAGAAGTCGAGCAGGAACTTGAAACACTTCAACTATCTGCAATGCAAGAAATCTATAAACTGAAAAAGAAAATGAAAGTGCTTGAAGAAGAATTACTTGAAACAAACATCGTCGTTCGCAAACATTCTGAAATTGATCCTTCCATTGCAAGACAGATCATTTCAAAGCATCAAAATGGCATGTCTCCTGAAGCCATTGCGCGCGCTGAGCATGTATCTGTAGAAGATGTCAATATGATCATTAAAGACAACGAGAGGGTGCTTGTATGACGAAAAAAAGCATCCAAACGTTTGCAGCAGGTATGATTCTTGCAACTGGGGTTCTGGCGATCGTTTTTTTCCTCACTGGAAAAGACGAGGCAGTAGCTGATACAACAACAAAAGAAACCCTCGCACAGAAAGTAACAGACAAAGACGTGAAAAACTATTTAGACTCCAAAAAAGAAGTCACTGTCAGCCGCGAAACGTACCAGCAGCTTCTTGACTATAAGGAAAAAGCGCTGAAGGCAAATGAAGACGGCGATTCTAAGAATGATCAACAAAAAGAGGACAAACCTAAAGGCAAATCAATCAAATTTGTGATTAAAAACGGTATGAGTACAAGTGATGTTTCAGACATGCTTGAAAAGGACGGCATCATCAACTCGTCTAAAGATTTCAATGATTACGTGATTGACGCCGGTTACCATAAAGAAATTCGTGCAGGCAAATTCAATTTAAAAACAGGAATGACGTTTAAACAGATCGTCAAAGCCTTAACAAAATAACAACAAAACCCCCTGGCGGCACTGGCCTCCAGGGGGTTTTTCTTATCCAAATCGACCAGATATATAATCATTCGTTCTTTGATCGTTTGGCTCAGAAAACATCACATTCGTATCATTGACTTCAACAAGCTCCCCCATTAAGAAGAAGGCCGTTCGGTCTGATACCCGAGCCGCTTGCTGCATGTTATGCGTCACAATGGCAATCGTATATTTCTCTTTCAATTTCATAATCAATTCTTCAATCTTTAATGTTGAAACAGGATCAAGTGCTGATGTTGGTTCATCCATTAATAAAATGTCTGGGCTTGTAGCAATGGCTCTTGCGATACAAAGACGCTGCTGCTGACCACCAGAAAGGCCAAGAGCGGGAGCACTTAATCGATCTTTCACTTCATCCCATAGGGCAACATCTCGAAGCGCTTTTTCCGCGATTTCTTTCAATTGCTGCTTGCTCTTAACTCCATGAATTCTTGGTCCGTATACGACATTATCAAAAATTGACTGAGGGAATGGATTCCCTTTTTGAAACACCATACCGACATTTTTACGCAGCTCGACTAAATCGACACGACCTTTTAAAATGTTGTCATCTTTATACATCATATCCCCGGTGATTTTCACACCTGGCACTGTTTTGACCATAAGATTTAACGTTTTAATAAACGTTGACTTTCCGCAGCCAGACGGGCCGATAATCGCTGTGACTTCATGCTCTCTAATCGCTAAGTCAATATGCTTCAATGCATGATGCTGTCCATACCAAAGGTTCATATCATTCACACGAAACACTTCTTTTTTTGCTGTTTCAGTTGCTACTGCATTCATCAAATCCACCCGCCTTATCCAAATCGACCATTGATATAGTCTTCTGTTTTTTGCTGCGCAGGACGTGTAAAGATACGTTCTGTGGCATCATATTCTACTAGATCTCCGTTTAAGAAAAAGGCCGTACGATCAGATACACGGAGCGCTTGCTGCATGTTGTGTGTCACAATGACGATTGAATAATCATTTTTCAATTCACCTAATAGCTCTTCAATTTTCGCATTTGAGATAGGGTCTAGGGCAGAAGCAGGTTCATCTAATAGCAAGACACTTGGTTTCATCGCAAGTGTACGGGCAATACAAAGACGCTGCTGCTGACCGCCTGACAATGACAAAGCGGATCGGTGCAAACGATCTTTGACCTCATCCCATAACGCCGCCTTTGTTAAGCTTTCTTCAACCGCATCATCAAGCACAGATTTTCTTTTTTCCCCAGCATACTTTAACGCATGGGTGATGTTATTGTAGATCGATTTAGGAAAAGGATTTGGTTTTTGGAAGACCATCCCGATTTCTCTTCTTAAATTCACGACATTAATACGGTCATCCAAAATATTTAATCCTTCGTACATGATCGCCCCTTCACTTTTCGCACCTGGAATTAAATCGTTCATCCGGTTAATGCTACGTAAAAAGGTAGACTTCCCGCAGCCGGATGGGCCGATTAATGCGGTGATCGCATTCTTCTCAATCTCAAATGAAATGTGATTGACCGCTCTTTTTTCACCATAATAAATGCTTAAATCCTGCACCTGTAAAATCTGTTCCGCTTGAAGTGGAGCCTTTTTCGCTGCAATCTCTTTTTTTTCTGCTAGCATTTGAACCATATCCCCTTCACACCTCTCTCACATTATTTTGACGTAAGCTTTTTATGAATAAATGAACCAAGCCATCTAGCTGCTAAGTTGAACAATAAGACTGAAAGCACAAGTACAGCTGATGCACCATTTGCAATGGCCTCTGCATCTGGAATGATTCCTTGTGTATTGACGTTCCATATATGAACGGCTAATGTTTCTGCCGGTCTAAATACATTCAGCGGTGACGTATCAGAAAAAGGACTCCAGTTTGTGAAATCAAGGCGCGGTGTAGAGAGACCTGCTGTAAAAAGAAGGGCTGCCGCCTCACCAAAGACTCTTCCTGATGCTAAAATCGCACCAGTGATAATAGATGGAAGCGCACCTGGAATAAGGACTGTTTTGACTGTGTGCCACTTCGTTACACCAAGCGCAAGAGATGCTTCCTTTTGATCCTTCGGTACTGAGCGCAGCGCATCTTCTGTGACCCTGACCATCACCGGCAGGTTAAACACAGTGAGTGCAAGAGCTCCCCCAATGATCGTATAGCCCCAGCCTGTTAAATTCACAAACATGAGTAAACCAAACATACCAATGACGATAGATGGAAGCGAAGACAGCACTTCAATACATGTACGAATAAAATCTGTGACTTTGTTTTGAGGCGCGTACTCTGCCATATACACGCCACCGCCGACGCCAAGCGGTACTGTAATCAGCATCGTAATAAACAAAATATAAAACGAGTTAAAGAGCTGATCCCTGATACCGCCGCCAGAGCCAATCGCACTTGAGCGGGTTGTTAAAAAGTCGAAATTTAATTCTTTTGCACCGTTGAAAATGATATAAGAAAACAAACCAACGAGAATCGCCGTAATAATGGCTGCACATAATCCAAATATAAATGTGGCAAAACGATCGGTCATTTTGCTATTCATTAAATCTTCCTCCTAGACGACAAGTATCTGATAATGAGTATGAACATAAATGATACAACTAGAAGGACAAGCCCCATTGACCAAAGTGTATTATTCTCAACACTTCCATACGTTGTGTGACCCATGTTTAACGTAATAATGGTTGTTAATGTACCAGCTGTATCCATAATGCTCTCTGGTAAATTACGCGTGTTTCCAATGACCATCTGTACAGCAAGGGCTTCGCCGAATGCTCTAGCCATGCCAAGAACGACCGCTGTCATTAATGTTGGCAGAGCTGCTGGTACAAGCACACGTCTAATCGTTTGCCATCTTGTTGCACCTAATGCGTACGATCCCTCACGTAAACTTTTTGGTAGTGAACCCATTGCATCAGTCGCAATAGATGTAACGGTTGGCAGAATCATAATAGACAGGACAATCGTTCCTGCTAGCACG harbors:
- a CDS encoding ROK family glucokinase; the protein is MIGDWFVGVDLGGTTIKLAFINLYGEIQHKWEIPTDKSGQTITVDIAKSIDHKLAEISMPKSALIGIGMGAPGPVDKVSGIVYKTTNLGWTNYPLKDHLEAETGLPSVIENDANIAALGEMWKGAGDGAKNILMVTLGTGVGGGIIVNGEVVQGETGAGGEIGHICAVPFQGAPCNCGRTGCIETIASATGIVRLAKDQLVTEQHTSSLRTVTSLTAKDVFQAAESGDDLAMRVVEEVTTHLGLVLANLASALNPTKIVIGGGVSKAGELLRSKVERVVKHHAFPPCADDVEVVIASLGNDAGVIGGAWMAKNKWLS
- a CDS encoding YqgQ family protein, whose product is MKTLYDVQQLLMRFGNYVYFGDREVELEFMADELKEMYTSGIIDRTEWSNAMTILQMELAKLNRKTM
- a CDS encoding rhomboid family protein codes for the protein MNVIDSLFWRVVDELRQKGYEMVQSPYPEDEIFFEAPRNSGYDLIRLYRKDVNFRQEIVRDIEEQTYRMNQLREAMRKRSLHLLQLQFTADHPVDDWEDLNGQPQKHQKVTVTPVLLNADTLQHDVNELQKWLNTSLTVDVEEAKRDAAEDVIQLKVNVLQAFDDQEKQRERERAVFQNGRPIFTYLLIAVQVVMFLLLELFGGSTNTATLTAFGAKSNGLILEGEWWRLMTPMFLHIGLTHLLFNTFALWSVGAAVERIYGSWRFLLIYFISGIFGSIASFVFNTAIAAGASGAIFGCLGALLYLAISNRKLFFRTMGTNIIVIILINLGIGFTVSGIDNAGHLGGLVGGFLAALAVRLPKQVQPVKMFLASIVLLLIGGFGLYTGFHSDDQKEAAAVNEAASLFDDKNYSEASKRLEEYVHQKDASAEALHIYALSEAQLGHLDKAIGFLQRSLKKDPDDPNKLYHLSLLYVEKGETAKAESLIEKGLDQDPKNDQLLKLKQYIENTQTH
- a CDS encoding 5-formyltetrahydrofolate cyclo-ligase, translating into MKKELRLQTLAKLDQISAEEFERSTALLHEHLLQLPAWKQAKTIALTMSRGKEIPTLPLIKKAWEEGKTVCIPTCFPKTKEMTFYEYTPATKMTSSYFGLLEPDPLESTVVHKEAIDLIIVPGVCFDQRGYRIGFGGGYYDRYLADYHGVTIALCLSLQQIKHVPSEAHDIPVSMMVSEKGTFYQR
- the rpmG gene encoding 50S ribosomal protein L33 produces the protein MRVNITLACTECGERNYITKKNKRNNPDRVEFKKYCSRDKKQTVHRETK
- a CDS encoding endolytic transglycosylase MltG; its protein translation is MTKKSIQTFAAGMILATGVLAIVFFLTGKDEAVADTTTKETLAQKVTDKDVKNYLDSKKEVTVSRETYQQLLDYKEKALKANEDGDSKNDQQKEDKPKGKSIKFVIKNGMSTSDVSDMLEKDGIINSSKDFNDYVIDAGYHKEIRAGKFNLKTGMTFKQIVKALTK
- the pstB gene encoding phosphate ABC transporter ATP-binding protein PstB, which encodes MNAVATETAKKEVFRVNDMNLWYGQHHALKHIDLAIREHEVTAIIGPSGCGKSTFIKTLNLMVKTVPGVKITGDMMYKDDNILKGRVDLVELRKNVGMVFQKGNPFPQSIFDNVVYGPRIHGVKSKQQLKEIAEKALRDVALWDEVKDRLSAPALGLSGGQQQRLCIARAIATSPDILLMDEPTSALDPVSTLKIEELIMKLKEKYTIAIVTHNMQQAARVSDRTAFFLMGELVEVNDTNVMFSEPNDQRTNDYISGRFG
- the pstB gene encoding phosphate ABC transporter ATP-binding protein PstB, with the translated sequence MVQMLAEKKEIAAKKAPLQAEQILQVQDLSIYYGEKRAVNHISFEIEKNAITALIGPSGCGKSTFLRSINRMNDLIPGAKSEGAIMYEGLNILDDRINVVNLRREIGMVFQKPNPFPKSIYNNITHALKYAGEKRKSVLDDAVEESLTKAALWDEVKDRLHRSALSLSGGQQQRLCIARTLAMKPSVLLLDEPASALDPISNAKIEELLGELKNDYSIVIVTHNMQQALRVSDRTAFFLNGDLVEYDATERIFTRPAQQKTEDYINGRFG
- the pstA gene encoding phosphate ABC transporter permease PstA translates to MNSKMTDRFATFIFGLCAAIITAILVGLFSYIIFNGAKELNFDFLTTRSSAIGSGGGIRDQLFNSFYILFITMLITVPLGVGGGVYMAEYAPQNKVTDFIRTCIEVLSSLPSIVIGMFGLLMFVNLTGWGYTIIGGALALTVFNLPVMVRVTEDALRSVPKDQKEASLALGVTKWHTVKTVLIPGALPSIITGAILASGRVFGEAAALLFTAGLSTPRLDFTNWSPFSDTSPLNVFRPAETLAVHIWNVNTQGIIPDAEAIANGASAVLVLSVLLFNLAARWLGSFIHKKLTSK